CCGAACCTAATCTTCAAGTCCGAAGCTTCCATGGCTGTCACTCCCACCCAGACTCACTCATAAAGTAACCAGtgggagagagaaagagatatATGCATTATGCAATGGAATTTCCTATATATAGGTattcttttgaaaattatatatgttctcAACTCAAGTTCGAGattacatataaattttatttattctcattGCTCTCTACTCTCCTGAACGATGACTATATTGTCATGGGTGGTATCGAAATAAGTCTTACAGTTGTCTAAAGTAGTGGTTTTAAGGAATATTTTCGTTCTCATTTGACCTAAAGTTTGACATAGTATTATTAGATTCGGAATCATTATATCTGAAGTATTATCCGCTTTGAAAGTTGATGTTCTGTCACAGATTTTATCCTTGAAAGATGTATGGGTATATAGATGTATTGAAAGAGGAAAAAGTATCGAAATCACTGTATCCGAAGTATTATCCGCTTTGAAAGTCATTGTTTATGGATTGACATAAACAATATTCGTttacaattaatttaaaaataaagtaaagtgAAAAGGTATTTATTTAATAAGATAAGAGATTAGTTAGTTGAGTTAGTTGGAAAGAGAAGAATGGAGAAAGCGGCGAGAGCGTACGCAGAGGTTCTGAGATTGGTGAGGCTGTTGCCGAAGGACACCAGGGCTTACTACGCCAAGCATGCACGCGAGAACTTTGTCAATTACCGTGAAACCGATCCTTCTGAAGTCTCTTACCTCTTTCAACGCACCTACGATCACTCTCTCTGGGTTCTTCACAAGGTTCCTTTATCTTCCCAACACAACActacaatatatatatactattttcATTCATTCTGAATCTAATTTTCTCTGTTCATTCCATTCCAGTATTCCATTGATAAATCTGTTGCGGATAAGCTGAAAGGGATATGCTGCACTTGATGCTTCCATGCAATGCCCCCCAACTGTTTGTTGTTATTCCCCATCTAATTCTCAGTGcatgttttatttattgataacaCTTTTTCGGGTAACATTCAACAAAAAATAAGTTGGAGAGTTGAGTTGAAGGTGGGTTTAAGGATTTACGATGGTAATTCAAACTAGTTTGTTTTCAAtacttttcttcattttaaccTTTTTTCATCATTCCTATGGCAATACTTATCTTCCACTTCCATCATCAACTTCTCCATCTATCCAAATCCACTTTGTCTAGCAGGAATCATATCTTTGACAATTAATagtaataaagataaaatggtgtacacaattttttcttattcaaaACTTTCCTCAAAATATAATTGCTTCTTTCTCACATAAAAGGTTATATTTTCTACTTAAGTATCTCTAACCAAATATAGTTGTTATCCTTCTATAACCTTACTTCAACTTTTATCTAAAAGAAAGTCTTATTACTTTTCTTTGtcttatttttcatttcctTCACCATTCACGATTTTTCTCTATTCTCATTTTCACTTTATTCTTTCTGAGTTCATGAATGACTTCTttcttttatgatattttatattagttttacAAACGCCTTTATCATTTATGAGAGATATCACATTAATAGTTATCGTTGATAAAGTTGAGTCAAGTTTAAATTTCATGTTTtatcaatagtttttttttttctcttcttatttCCATttcactgctgcactttttgtcttttctaaaaTTATGGTGTATATTACATTGAAGATGAACCCATTTTCTCAATCAACACATTTAcagtattaatatttttttttgtcaataattaatattctttgcaatcgatttcttttttattagaaaattaaaCACATGTTAGATTTAGAATAATTTACGCACTTTATTTAATcaactaaattaaattttattaatatttatttttataattaaatttacacattaaataaataactaagggtgtgtttggattagagggtgtgggggagtgaaaagttgagggtgagtggaagtggaagtgtgaaggaagtgtgaagaaagttgaggttgtttggattgaggtatgttagagtggatgtgtgaggaaagtttattaaaaattgtgagtgatatgatagttgtaagaatattataaattattttgaatagtaaagtttgtgagattacaattttacccttgaatataaaaaaaataaaataatgattaatcctatttcatattttagttaattataatttaaaattaaagtataattatattatttaacattttattaattaagaattattttttatttaagttaatttatttacataattttaatattataaatgatgttataaattatgttatgttatatatatacaaatatatataaaattaattttaataataattttcattattatgaatagcaaaatgaatttattttaaaaataaaatagaaatttagaatataacatgaatattaagtaggtgtcaaaatatataatataaagtcattacatgaagaacataataatgttaattagaaaaagaaaagacatttccagtaataacatttgaatccttcttgtggagaccttcaaatggttttctagaagacatatcttattccgttgtatgataataatttcatctttttcatctttttcatcggcaacgtcttcaatgcaccatttgaaaaaattacaccCTAGAACCATGTCACTTCTAAtctgttttgaagaaaacaataaaattgaacaatgaataagtttaaaataacattttgtttcaaacctaattgaataaattttaccttgtagttgggacaacccaaaaaaaatttccagcatttTTTTGTGTTGTCGCTATTCTCAAAACAACAAATTGTCCACAATCACAAATAGGATCAACGAAGGCACTTGTGCTCCCAGTAGCATGGGTAAAAGTACCACGTTTTTGCACACTACAACCAGTACAACTAGATGACGATGTGTTGTGATACGCAGACATTAGTGACACTTAACCAATGTTGTCAAAGTAATAAGATGGTAAAAAAGTTgcattaaaaacaatatgattatgtaaataagtAGCATGAAAAGTAACATAAAACCTTAGGTTCATCTCCGCCATCCACTTGGTGAACTCTCGATAAGaacctgatgaatttgaagccACATTTTTTCCGCGATCCatctaattaacttaaataaagttaggatgacaaacattgaaaaatggtagaaaatatattatttcatgaaattaattgttttaatcTTGCTACATTTCGTTTGCTATAGCGTCCCTAATATCACACCCTATCCTGTAATCATGTTCACGAGCATGGGTGGTGCTTGGTTGGACATCTTGTTCTAACAATTCATTATCTACTTCTTCAAGCAGAGACTCATCATTATCGATCCCGCGTAGAAAGTTATGCAAAATACAACAAGTTAAAACATTTTTTGTCATAGTATCCACATCATAATGTGGCTCAGTCCCACTGGCTAtaattggaaaacgttttttaagCACCCCAAAGGTTCTCTCAATTACGTTCCTAAGTGATGAATATCGATGATTAAACAACTCTTTTGCATTTTGTGGCCCTTTTCGCAAATATTCTTTCAAATGGTATCTGACCCCGCGATAAGGTGTTATTATATTTCGTTTTAACATAAAACATGCATCACCAAGATAGTATTTTCCTACAAAGATTGTGGAAAGTTGGGTTAGTATATATTACTACAACCTTTTAATTCTTCTGCATACCCAATCCCCTATAACTAACCTTCTGGAACAACCAAAGGATCGCCTCGTACCAAAGCATCTTTCAATATCCTTGAATCGGAGGCCGTTCCTTCCCAACCGGCTAAGACATATGTGAACTTCATGTCAAAGTCACAGGCTGCAAATATGTTTTGGGTTGGCCAATCTTTTCTCCCTCGAAAACGAGGCGCATCAGCACGTGCAACCTTAGCACGTACATGACTCCCATCTATGGCCCCTAAACAATCCTAATgtaaacaaaaattcataacTTTAATTAACCACAAACTAAAGAAGACATTACACATAATTTCAAGTaatgtttttatcaacaaacCTTAAAGTAGGGGAAAAATCGACTGTTGTTAAGGATGTGTGGTTTTACAACCGTTCCATTTGGTTGAATTAAGAATTCCCCCTCCAACCTTAAAATTGCACtcaaaacattatgaaagtAACGGGAAACTGTTTCTCCAGACCGATGGAAAAAGAATGACACACTTCGATTCTTCACATTATGCCCAATAATGTGCAGAAATTTCGCTACTTGTTCTTCCACGGTTGATCGATATGCATCTTTAACAAGTCCAATTCCCCGTATTCGTTCACATAATTTAATGAAAGTTTTCAGGCCCATGCGAATAATGTGACGAGATTGTTCAGTGTGAACCAAGTACTCCATCAATTCTTGTCTGCGACGCTCTTTTTGTGGTTGAGACTCACTGATACAGTTGCTTGTAGTAGGCACCGTGCGTAACAATTTCAATCCAAAAGCAATCATACAAAGAATCATGACTGATGCAcctcattatttttttttatttgttcttcgatttgtgaaattaaattcatgttcGCCGCAACAAGATCGTCATAAATTGCAACTGTTCCCTCAAAGTGTACCATCTCTACCtcgtcataatttttttccgAATTCATACCGAATGCGGTTACCGTATTAGTGTAAAAGTACACCAATACAATTACCCTAAAAcgtacttttaattaattttaataaaaaattcataaaaagtaCTATATCATTCGataacataatttaatcaaataacaaataaatataaacaaaccaaataatttatgtacaatctcaaaaaatattaactaaacatcaacaaattttatttgtattctgtaaaaatattatttacaaataaaatattatttcttataaacaatttaattttgaaacacTAATAACtatctaaaattattattaaaaattcatatttctTATGTAAAGTTTTTCtgactttttaaattactataacattttttataacatttaattctaacaccaataattaatgtgaaatacaaattaaaaaaaattaagtcaaaatcatatttttactCAAAACTTtgactgtttttttaattactacaacatttttttaatgttttaattataacattaataaattattttaaatctaaaaaatgaaaaccgtataaaaatatttttaaaattttgaatttcattctgtctaaattaaattttgtaaatattttttataaacaattcatttttaaataaataataactttctacatttattattaaaatattaattaaaaatacaacttctaaaatatcaattactttttaaaaaacctacgaattacaaatttctatttccaattataaaaatattcattttaaaaacattaatttttttttataaacaattaaatcttataacaaaaataactaaaacattttttttaatagttttaatgataatattaataatttttgtccaatcattttaaataaataaatctattctctaataaacaatatttaactaaattttttcagttttctttaatcactacaacatttttttattttatttaattataacattaataatttatgtttactATGATAAAAAAACCTAAACTTTACAAATTTTTTGTTTCCATTCTGGAAATCATTCAtttcatacaaataaatattttttttaaatcttacaACAATTATAACtatctacaaaaattaaaacaataaatcaaataaaggaattaatttactaactccttgacataattaactaaactaaactctaaaaaaattatattacaaccaacattaatttactaactccttaacataattaactaaactaaattctaaacaaattatattacaaaaccataatcatccaaacataaatataaaacagaaataaaaaaaataactttacataaaaaattaaaaaacctgAAGATAAGCAAGAACAGCACAATAGGATGACTGATAGGATGAAGAACACCAGTGCCTGAAaaccacataaaaaaataagaaacatagaatttcaaaaaatttagaacataatcgattatgcattCAGTTATATACAtatgataatcgattatccatggataatcgattatgttagtAGGCAAAAAtcaagcataatcgattatggcaatgaataatcgattatggcccTTTTTCCACACTTCAGGTAATCGATTATGGCTTGAAATTTGTACAGATAATCGATTACTAACTTTGCTTAATCGATTATCTtcaccataatcgattatcttcaccataatcgattatcttcaccataatcgattatctgacCAGTTCTAATTcagccataatcgattatgcaccaTTCGAAGAAACCCTCTCACCTCAGACGAACCCACAGATGAACCCAGATGAATCACAGAGATGAACCCAGGACGTGAGATGAACAAGCTATCCTAACACAAACTATGATGGCTTACGAATCTCTCCAACCACACTACACTACACTCTCTCTGATGGCTCGCTTTCTTTGCTTTTCTGTGAATGGAGGAACCACCTTCATGCTGTTATATAGCCAGCTTCATTCCACACCCACCTACCTCACCCACTGCATTCACTCACCTTTCACAGTTTCACACACAGTCAAACGATTCCTGAGCCAAGTCAGGAATCTCATGGTTTCATGTGGCATGCATGCAGGGCCACTGTTCTTCTTGATTCCAGCACAAAAGAAAGGGCAACATTGTAAGTTCCTGTGGATGACTTGGACTCCCACTCTACAGTgcaactttctcttcatctttgaGCAGAAGCAAAATTCACTCacctttctccttccttccacGCTCACCCGCAACAATGCATGGATCCAAACGGGGTGGTGTTGTGACTTCCGTCGTCGACAACAGTACCACCCTTAGATCCAAACGGGGCCTAAATGTCATTCAGAATTATTGTTTCTTTGCTTTGTGTTAATTTGGTATGGAAATGCAATGTATGTAAGTTGTAGGTATTTAAGAACGTTTGAttctatataattaattttttattacaatatagTTTTATGATGTAATatacataatatatttaattaccttatttttatataatggataaaatcatataaaataaataataataaacgtatattttatttataaaaatttataagacGGCAAAATAAAATATGCTAACCCATGGACATACGCATTCTTATAAAACTAGGAATAATGTTCCAAACATACGCATTCTTATAAAACTAGGAATGTAattgatatttatatttatattaaagtttttttttaatttcttggtAGACTTCTATCAGTTTTTCCATTTTATGCTAAAAATATGTTTTGTGTACTTtctttgattatttttatatataaactaattaagaaaactatttttgtaAGAACTGATATGTAATATCGCCACATTAATTTCGTATTTATAAAACCAATTAAAGTTCTTTATCTTAGTTCAAAAGAAGAAGGATgtatatatttaacttttagtGTTTAATATGATAGGGTAGTTTTTTTTTCCAAACATATTCAATATTATAAATCGAATTAAACAATTTCATTGTAATTTTAATGAACTACTTGTTAATGTTAATTGAGTCTTTTGAGAAGATTAAATATAGGTTTAATCAACATTCAACTCCATACTaaatttgaatattattaattgggtttttcttaaaatttattgatCTATTGAGTATTAAAAGATTCTCTATATTTTTAATGGagtctttgtcttttattttttatttttatataggTGATTGTTATCTTGTTCATAattctctttattttatattaatattaaatgatATAGTGTTAAAAGATTAAAGAACATAATAATTGTGGAATTAGAGTTTGGTGTGAAGATACTAAAGGATTCCAACTTCACCCTTGTTTTGCTATTCAACCTCACGCTACAATCTCCTAATAACATATTAACAACGAGTCCCAATAAATATTAACACTTGGCTCATCAATAACTTATTGAAAaactttgtatttttatattaaggTAATTCATTGTATTTACTTTGTATGACGAGTTCCTACAATTAATATTACAACCCTTAAAAACACATTATAATTCAAAGTACGTTTTACTAATTTTAGACCTAAATcctaaaatattcataaaataatcACAATATCACATTAGGTATTAACATGTATGATCATACAATGTCATAATATCATACAAACATTCACACACAATATACATAAGCAAATATATCATACAAGTCTATAATCTTATCattatcataaataaaaaatcaataaatgaaaTGGTAGGAAAATATTAACTTACCTATAAATATAATTAGAGTTTAGGGTATTTTGATTCACCACCTCCTTATTAATATTGTCCTTTATAATTAAACACAACACaacttatttataatttatttatttattacaattGTATATCTCTAAAAAATTAGGtcttccaaaatttgaaataaaagacaagtctatttaaatttaagtgaccaataaaatatttaaaaaaatactaaatagtTTCGTATGACATACGCTGGTGTTCGTAACCAATACTACAAGGGTTTATAAATATCtatttctaaattttagaaGCAAAacacaactttgttttaatattatcctaagatactaaaaaaaatacttgacatgcattttattcaaaaaattaacttggttaaaaaaacataattttttatttttttatgtaataaataattttttttcccttagacataagaaaattaaaaatatattgatatattttttatttaatttatttatttgttagcTTCTCCTACAAACAATAACGCCCTTTCGAAAGATCGTGGAAGCGGCAACCACCTCGCTGAGTAACTCTGCTTTCTCCTCTCATTTCACCGTCGCCACTCTCTGTGTGTCAGAATGAGTTTAGACTCGTCTCGCTCAGCTAATTCCAAACGAAGTTTCTCGAATTCTATATCTTCCAACCGCTCCAACGACAGCAGTAAAAAGAACAGCAAAAAGACGAAGACAATCACCAACCAGAAAACCCTAGGCGCTGCCTGGGGCTCAAATGCAAGCTCTCGCTCTTCCTCACGAAATTCCGCTTTCTCCGGTTTCAccaggtttttttttttttttggttttgttttaatattatcATCAATTTTTGTCTTATCAAATTTTAAGAACGATGTCAATTTCATATTTGCTCTTTAGCCTGAATTTGTTAATTGATTGTGGAGTAAATGCAGTTATATGACGGAGAAGAATCGGAAGCTACACAACCAGTTTGACGCCGAGGCTTCCACTTCCTCTTTAAGTGACTCTGCTTCTGGGAAGCCTATATTCAGTGGAGTTTCGATTTTTGTTG
The sequence above is a segment of the Phaseolus vulgaris cultivar G19833 chromosome 2, P. vulgaris v2.0, whole genome shotgun sequence genome. Coding sequences within it:
- the LOC137810446 gene encoding LYR motif-containing protein At3g19508; this encodes MEKAARAYAEVLRLVRLLPKDTRAYYAKHARENFVNYRETDPSEVSYLFQRTYDHSLWVLHKYSIDKSVADKLKGICCT
- the LOC137809879 gene encoding uncharacterized protein, with translation MILCMIAFGLKLLRTVPTTSNCISESQPQKERRRQELMEYLVHTEQSRHIIRMGLKTFIKLCERIRGIGLVKDAYRSTVEEQVAKFLHIIGHNVKNRSVSFFFHRSGETVSRYFHNVLSAILRLEGEFLIQPNGTVVKPHILNNSRFFPYFKDCLGAIDGSHVRAKVARADAPRFRGRKDWPTQNIFAACDFDMKFTYVLAGWEGTASDSRILKDALVRGDPLVVPEGKYYLGDACFMLKRNIITPYRGVRYHLKEYLRKGPQNAKELFNHRYSSLRNVIERTFGVLKKRFPIIASGTEPHYDVDTMTKNVLTCCILHNFLRGIDNDESLLEEVDNELLEQDVQPSTTHAREHDYRIGCDIRDAIANEM